A genome region from Colwellia sp. Arc7-D includes the following:
- the uxuA gene encoding mannonate dehydratase yields the protein MREAWRWFGPNDPVSINDVRQTGATDIVSALHAIPTGEVWPLDQIQAYKALVEQGNNEQSELVWSVVESIPVHEDIKLGRDNSQRYVDAWIASMENLAQCGIKTICYNFMPVIDWTRTDLKFQLPNGGFALRFDQQKFAAFDLYILKRENAEADYSIEELEQAKTVFLAMSEDDKILLTNNIIAGLPGKMTDAYNIDNFRSMLANYKDITKDILRKNLFAFLSQVLPKAEQLGVKLAIHPDDPPRDMLGLPRIICTSEDLDILFSALPSSANGITLCAGTYGSRPDNDLPVMAKQYGDRIHFAHLRGVSRDKAEQRSFYEAEHLSSDVDMVGIISALLSEEKSRAENNNNSPIFIRPDHGHQILDDINKPGNPGYSCIGRLKGLAEIRGVIKALSSIA from the coding sequence ATGCGTGAAGCTTGGCGATGGTTTGGTCCTAATGATCCCGTGTCTATTAATGATGTAAGGCAAACGGGTGCTACCGATATTGTTAGTGCTTTACATGCTATTCCTACTGGAGAAGTGTGGCCGTTAGATCAAATTCAGGCCTATAAAGCGTTAGTTGAACAAGGTAATAATGAACAATCTGAACTTGTTTGGTCTGTTGTTGAAAGTATACCTGTACATGAAGATATTAAGTTAGGTCGTGATAATAGTCAGCGCTATGTTGATGCTTGGATAGCATCAATGGAAAACTTAGCACAATGTGGTATTAAAACTATATGCTATAACTTTATGCCTGTGATCGACTGGACTCGAACTGATTTAAAATTTCAGTTACCTAACGGTGGCTTTGCGTTGAGATTTGATCAGCAAAAGTTTGCAGCGTTTGATTTGTACATATTAAAGCGAGAAAATGCAGAAGCCGATTATTCAATTGAAGAGTTAGAACAAGCTAAAACCGTGTTCTTAGCTATGTCTGAAGACGATAAAATATTATTAACCAATAATATTATTGCGGGTTTGCCAGGCAAAATGACTGACGCTTACAACATCGATAATTTTCGAAGTATGTTGGCTAATTATAAAGACATCACTAAAGACATTTTAAGAAAAAATTTATTCGCTTTTCTATCTCAAGTGTTACCTAAAGCAGAGCAGTTAGGTGTTAAATTAGCCATACACCCTGATGATCCACCAAGAGACATGTTGGGCTTACCTCGTATTATTTGTACATCTGAAGATTTAGATATTCTATTTTCTGCACTGCCAAGTTCAGCGAATGGCATTACATTATGTGCTGGCACCTATGGTAGCCGTCCAGATAACGATCTACCTGTTATGGCTAAGCAATATGGCGATCGTATTCATTTTGCTCATTTGCGCGGTGTCAGTAGAGATAAAGCTGAACAACGTTCGTTTTATGAAGCCGAACATTTATCAAGTGATGTTGATATGGTGGGAATAATTTCTGCATTATTAAGTGAAGAAAAGTCACGTGCTGAAAATAACAATAATAGCCCGATATTTATTAGACCTGATCATGGTCATCAGATCTTAGATGACATTAATAAGCCAGGAAACCCAGGTTACTCATGCATTGGGCGCTTGAAAGGCCTAGCTGAAATTAGAGGTGTTATTAAGGCGCTTAGTAGCATCGCTTAG
- a CDS encoding class I mannose-6-phosphate isomerase, producing MNKIIKFNANRVWRTYQGGKLLDTIEGKASPQDTSFPEDWIGSTVEARNVGREHISEGLAMVNNEAGQSIAFRDLLQENQAYFLGSHDDTMRTLDDIPLVKYLDSSTRLHFQAHPTREFAQERLGMPRGKTEAYVILETRKDIADPYIYAGFQRSPSREQLKTWIETQDIASIESCFDRIPVKPGDVFLLPGGRPHALGEGILMLEIMEPSDLAVRFEFERCGYVIPEQARFMGRDIETALDVFNFDPVPPEKIDAEFRCTPKILISDEQKNSLEELIGADDTTCFVVKRASVAQSFKRKENGFFYGIVTEGSGTFIINGEVTELKRWDRFFCPAGVTEFEYQTDSGMSVLECYPGNS from the coding sequence ATGAATAAAATAATTAAATTTAATGCTAATCGAGTATGGCGTACTTACCAAGGTGGTAAACTACTTGATACGATTGAAGGGAAAGCATCGCCACAAGATACAAGCTTTCCTGAAGACTGGATAGGTTCTACCGTTGAAGCACGTAACGTGGGACGTGAACATATCTCAGAAGGTTTAGCGATGGTAAATAACGAAGCGGGGCAGTCGATTGCTTTTCGTGATTTATTACAAGAAAATCAAGCCTATTTCTTAGGTAGTCATGACGATACTATGCGTACGCTAGACGATATTCCACTTGTTAAATATCTTGATAGTTCCACACGCTTGCATTTTCAAGCACACCCAACACGAGAGTTTGCTCAAGAACGGTTAGGTATGCCACGCGGTAAAACTGAAGCGTATGTCATCCTTGAAACGCGAAAAGATATCGCTGATCCATACATATATGCTGGGTTTCAGCGCTCGCCAAGTCGTGAACAATTAAAAACATGGATTGAAACTCAAGATATTGCTTCTATAGAGAGTTGTTTTGATCGCATTCCAGTCAAACCTGGTGACGTATTTTTATTACCAGGAGGTCGCCCTCACGCTTTAGGCGAGGGGATACTTATGCTAGAAATTATGGAGCCTTCGGATCTCGCTGTAAGATTTGAATTTGAGCGTTGTGGCTATGTGATCCCAGAACAAGCAAGGTTTATGGGCAGGGATATTGAAACCGCTTTAGACGTATTTAATTTCGATCCGGTTCCGCCTGAAAAAATAGATGCAGAGTTTCGTTGTACCCCTAAAATTCTTATTTCTGATGAGCAAAAAAATAGCCTTGAAGAGCTTATAGGTGCTGACGATACAACATGCTTTGTTGTTAAGCGTGCATCGGTTGCACAAAGCTTTAAACGCAAAGAGAACGGCTTTTTTTATGGCATTGTGACAGAGGGCTCAGGCACATTCATTATTAACGGTGAGGTTACCGAGCTTAAACGCTGGGATCGATTCTTCTGTCCAGCAGGTGTTACTGAATTTGAATATCAAACCGATTCAGGTATGTCTGTACTCGAATGTTACCCAGGTAACAGCTAA
- a CDS encoding Nramp family divalent metal transporter, whose translation MNNMKTFFKSLLPGIFLFGFTVGTGSVTAMAKAGADYGMSLLWTIFISCAITYFLINLFGRFTLVTGMTALQSFKKHIHPGVAIFFIVALTTQICGSVIGVMGILADVCYEWSKNFVDGGISAVYFALFFIAFVYIIFLIGKTEVFEKVLAIFVAIMSVCFLINFVILMPPAIEILNGMVPNIPETGENKSSFLVIASMVGTTVFSGLFILRTILVKEAGWTMADLKTQNRDALFSAFLMFIVSTSIMAAAAGSLFVKGITLTNVTQMIYLLEPLAGAAAVAIFTIGLIAAGVSSQFPNVALLPWLLDDFHQRKPNLKRTSYRVIALVISSLGLIVPIFSVKPIAVMVSSQAFGALLLPATVGCIFYIGNKKSLMGTYKFSTVTNIILSMIFVFAIVMSYMSYNGIISTLQAL comes from the coding sequence ATGAATAATATGAAAACTTTTTTTAAGTCCTTACTGCCTGGCATATTTTTGTTTGGTTTTACGGTTGGTACTGGCAGCGTTACAGCTATGGCTAAAGCAGGTGCAGATTATGGCATGTCACTGTTGTGGACTATCTTTATTTCTTGTGCGATTACTTACTTTTTAATTAACTTATTCGGTAGATTTACTTTAGTCACAGGCATGACAGCGTTACAGTCTTTTAAGAAGCACATTCACCCTGGCGTTGCTATATTCTTTATCGTCGCTCTTACAACGCAAATTTGCGGCAGCGTTATTGGTGTCATGGGAATATTAGCTGATGTTTGCTATGAGTGGTCAAAAAACTTTGTTGACGGTGGTATATCAGCGGTATATTTCGCATTATTCTTTATTGCCTTTGTTTATATTATTTTCCTAATTGGTAAGACAGAGGTATTTGAAAAAGTTTTGGCGATTTTTGTCGCTATAATGTCGGTATGCTTTTTAATAAATTTTGTAATTTTGATGCCACCTGCGATTGAAATATTAAATGGCATGGTACCCAATATTCCTGAAACTGGTGAAAATAAAAGTTCCTTTCTAGTTATTGCATCAATGGTAGGTACGACTGTTTTTTCAGGCTTGTTTATATTAAGAACCATCTTAGTGAAAGAGGCTGGCTGGACGATGGCCGATTTAAAAACTCAGAATAGAGACGCATTGTTTTCCGCCTTCCTTATGTTCATTGTAAGTACGTCAATCATGGCGGCTGCGGCAGGCTCTTTATTTGTAAAAGGCATTACTTTAACGAACGTTACACAAATGATTTATTTGCTAGAGCCTTTAGCGGGTGCAGCTGCTGTGGCCATATTTACTATAGGGCTTATAGCTGCAGGCGTATCTTCTCAGTTTCCTAATGTGGCACTACTACCATGGTTATTAGATGATTTTCACCAGCGTAAGCCCAATCTTAAACGTACCAGCTATCGTGTTATTGCCTTAGTCATTTCTTCATTGGGTTTAATTGTCCCTATTTTTAGCGTTAAGCCGATTGCCGTTATGGTGAGCTCACAAGCTTTTGGTGCATTATTACTGCCAGCAACTGTCGGTTGTATCTTTTATATTGGTAATAAGAAGTCACTCATGGGAACCTATAAATTTTCGACTGTTACCAATATTATACTTTCAATGATATTTGTCTTTGCCATAGTCATGAGTTACATGAGCTACAACGGCATTATCTCTACGTTACAAGCACTTTAG
- a CDS encoding TonB-dependent receptor: MRQQLSKITLAVLSATSLTFAASVAAQEAETEAQAKKSVEVIQVTGMRSSLTSALAEKRDTANLVEIIMATDIGKLPDQNLAEVLENVTGVQITRTAGIGTGVQIRGSNSNRVEINGASTVGSGAGRSGMNFEDLSAAIIAGVEITKSPEAKTTEGSVGGTVNLRTIRPLELSETLGSLRVQGEDSSLTTDGVQPRVSGAYGDNWELDSGKFGFVISGSYAKQEATSFRPRVDRDGSLVENKNADVTRYNSDGDPVIENQVTKRPAAQDFDFLGIQFLNQELENFEYETTNLATTFEFAPNDNMKFFFDAIITSQERRQESTRVQASGVSSVLNYTVPDEFETIDFGSLDGVDLGSIRAASRGTIQPINSVDDDDPNLRFNSDTGARVTDTQVFRLGGEWQGDNLFVSAELSSASSDTVTPSLNTQLNFINPNPLTPLDGSSNDNSVPFIYDLTGGSLAFGIDFASPFAPTVANLLDPNNVVLDQVDVSRSTTDNSEDAFRIDSTYFIDDNIVTSVDFGYRYNITKHDSVSISDRIGGFSKMVDSPNGALFADLLVAGPSHFGDADGRELALRNFLIIDPNLAFNDPDGVLATLEAALVAHGGKQDFSDLTPSDTAAFKIEEKTHAIYAQANFEYEMIRGNIGLRHISTDIESRANSVVNGTVIPTSNTGDYSYTLPRLNLVADVHDDVVLRLGWGKDILRPNFGDLNTSVSFGTNENSSVEIGNAALEPEEVTSFDLSAEWYFAEAAVVSIGYFNKERSNLFVNKLESAIIQANGFREPGPTCAGGGIYNPAVQPNAIGDPNTTGLCVDVETKLNDSATTTQKGIEMAVQYDLSSFEDDLGWASGFGVVANYTIQEYSGGSAFYTSATRGTDIFNAINGVYDSAQFVDVTSDRGLLDFSENAYNVAVYYEKFGLSARLRYTWRDAFRTEDTAAGASLNSTLGFPVVTHDRGQLNASVSYDVNENLNLGLEAVNLTESDITQSCVNEGAMLCAQGITDRRITFGASYRF, from the coding sequence ATGAGACAACAATTATCCAAAATAACCTTAGCGGTTCTTTCAGCTACTTCGCTGACTTTTGCAGCATCAGTTGCTGCACAAGAAGCAGAAACTGAAGCACAAGCTAAAAAATCAGTTGAAGTAATTCAAGTGACTGGCATGCGCAGCTCACTGACAAGTGCACTTGCAGAAAAACGTGATACGGCTAACCTAGTCGAAATAATCATGGCAACTGATATCGGTAAACTACCTGATCAAAACCTTGCAGAAGTTCTTGAGAACGTAACAGGTGTACAAATTACTAGAACAGCTGGTATTGGTACTGGTGTTCAAATCCGTGGTAGTAATTCAAACCGCGTTGAAATTAACGGCGCATCTACAGTAGGTTCAGGTGCTGGTCGCAGTGGTATGAATTTCGAAGATCTTTCTGCTGCTATTATAGCTGGTGTTGAAATAACTAAATCCCCTGAAGCTAAAACCACTGAAGGCTCAGTGGGTGGTACGGTAAATTTACGTACTATTCGTCCTCTTGAGTTATCTGAAACATTAGGCTCACTTCGTGTACAAGGTGAAGATAGTAGTTTAACTACCGACGGCGTTCAACCACGAGTATCTGGTGCTTATGGTGATAACTGGGAATTAGACTCAGGTAAATTCGGTTTTGTTATTAGTGGTAGCTATGCTAAACAAGAAGCCACTTCATTCCGTCCTCGTGTTGACCGCGACGGTAGCCTTGTTGAAAACAAAAATGCTGATGTTACTCGATACAACAGTGACGGTGACCCGGTTATAGAGAATCAGGTTACAAAAAGACCTGCAGCGCAAGATTTCGATTTTCTTGGTATTCAATTCTTGAATCAGGAATTAGAAAACTTTGAATATGAAACTACAAACCTTGCAACAACGTTTGAGTTTGCACCTAACGACAATATGAAGTTTTTCTTCGACGCTATCATTACTTCACAAGAACGTCGTCAAGAAAGTACTCGCGTTCAAGCATCTGGTGTTAGTAGTGTACTTAACTACACGGTTCCTGACGAATTTGAAACTATAGACTTTGGCTCACTTGATGGTGTAGACCTAGGTAGTATTAGAGCAGCAAGTAGAGGCACAATTCAGCCAATAAACTCGGTTGATGATGATGATCCAAACTTACGTTTTAACAGTGATACGGGTGCACGTGTAACAGATACACAAGTATTTAGATTAGGTGGTGAATGGCAAGGCGATAACTTATTTGTAAGCGCTGAACTTTCATCGGCAAGTTCTGATACTGTAACGCCATCTTTGAATACACAATTAAACTTTATTAACCCTAATCCACTAACACCGCTTGATGGTTCTAGTAATGATAACAGTGTGCCATTTATTTATGACTTAACCGGTGGTTCATTAGCATTTGGTATCGACTTTGCTTCACCATTTGCACCAACCGTTGCTAATTTATTAGATCCTAACAATGTAGTGCTAGACCAAGTAGATGTTAGTCGTAGTACAACAGACAACTCTGAAGATGCTTTCCGTATCGACTCTACTTATTTTATCGATGATAATATTGTAACTTCAGTTGATTTTGGTTACCGCTATAACATCACCAAACATGATTCAGTTAGCATATCTGATCGTATTGGTGGCTTTAGTAAAATGGTTGATAGCCCGAACGGTGCTTTATTTGCTGACCTTCTTGTAGCTGGTCCTAGTCATTTTGGTGATGCTGACGGTCGAGAATTAGCCTTACGTAACTTCTTAATCATAGATCCAAACTTAGCGTTCAACGACCCAGACGGTGTATTAGCTACATTAGAAGCTGCTCTTGTTGCGCATGGCGGTAAACAAGATTTTTCTGACCTTACTCCTTCAGATACCGCAGCATTTAAGATTGAAGAAAAAACGCATGCAATATACGCTCAAGCAAACTTTGAGTATGAAATGATACGCGGTAATATCGGTTTACGTCATATCTCTACAGATATTGAATCTAGAGCTAATAGTGTTGTTAATGGTACTGTAATCCCTACGTCAAACACCGGTGATTATAGCTACACTCTACCTCGTTTGAACTTAGTTGCAGACGTGCATGATGATGTTGTGCTTCGTTTAGGTTGGGGTAAAGACATTCTTCGTCCTAATTTCGGCGACTTAAATACCTCAGTGTCATTTGGCACTAACGAAAACTCTTCAGTAGAAATCGGTAATGCGGCATTAGAACCTGAAGAAGTAACTTCATTTGACCTGTCAGCTGAATGGTATTTTGCTGAAGCTGCTGTAGTAAGTATCGGTTACTTTAATAAAGAGCGTTCTAACTTATTTGTTAATAAATTAGAAAGTGCAATTATTCAAGCAAATGGCTTCAGAGAGCCAGGTCCTACATGTGCTGGTGGTGGTATTTATAACCCTGCAGTTCAGCCTAATGCGATAGGCGATCCTAATACTACTGGTTTGTGTGTTGATGTTGAAACTAAGCTAAATGATTCAGCCACAACTACGCAAAAAGGTATTGAGATGGCTGTTCAGTATGACCTTTCAAGCTTCGAAGATGACTTAGGTTGGGCGTCAGGTTTTGGTGTTGTTGCTAACTACACGATTCAAGAATATAGCGGTGGTTCAGCTTTCTACACTTCTGCAACACGTGGAACAGATATCTTTAATGCCATTAACGGTGTTTATGATAGTGCACAATTTGTTGATGTTACATCTGACCGTGGTCTATTAGACTTTTCAGAAAATGCATACAACGTTGCAGTTTACTACGAGAAGTTTGGCCTTTCTGCTAGATTACGTTACACATGGCGTGATGCGTTCCGCACAGAAGATACTGCTGCTGGCGCAAGCTTGAACTCTACTTTAGGTTTCCCTGTTGTTACACACGACAGAGGTCAACTTAACGCGAGTGTAAGTTATGACGTGAATGAAAACTTAA